The Xanthobacter flavus genome includes a window with the following:
- a CDS encoding HNH endonuclease codes for MGFGVFIHRSDSIYDDSPAERYQFPRPYLGRVEACVGDWIVYYEPRKVAETRGYFAIARVERVVPDPTAPGMYLALIEPGSYLDFASPVPFTDADGVVERGVLNADGRMSGRAQAAVRPLSPGDFNRIVTLGLNDSEPLLPRVDGGASLSGFEEEQAPFAFEQPRERVEALSSRIVRDRIFRRVVLRAYDERCAISGLKLINGGGRAEVAAAHIRPVEANGPDIVSNGLALSGTAHWMFDRGLISLSDDLDILISRQTNDPDGVRAFINKDGRAIAPRRLIERPHPHFLRWHREHCFKP; via the coding sequence ATGGGATTCGGCGTCTTCATTCACCGCTCGGACTCGATCTATGACGACAGCCCGGCTGAGCGGTATCAGTTCCCGCGCCCATATCTGGGACGCGTCGAGGCCTGCGTCGGCGACTGGATCGTTTATTACGAACCCCGGAAAGTGGCGGAGACCCGCGGCTATTTCGCGATCGCCAGGGTCGAGCGCGTCGTTCCCGACCCCACCGCTCCGGGCATGTATCTCGCTCTCATCGAACCGGGCAGCTATCTCGATTTTGCCAGCCCGGTACCGTTCACCGATGCGGATGGCGTGGTCGAACGCGGTGTGCTGAACGCGGACGGGCGCATGTCGGGGCGTGCGCAAGCCGCCGTGCGTCCGCTCTCGCCGGGCGATTTCAACCGGATCGTCACTCTTGGGCTGAATGATAGCGAGCCGCTGCTGCCCCGCGTCGACGGGGGCGCGTCCCTCTCAGGCTTTGAAGAAGAACAGGCGCCATTCGCGTTCGAGCAGCCCCGCGAGCGCGTCGAGGCTCTGTCCTCTCGCATCGTCCGTGACCGCATCTTCCGGCGCGTCGTGCTGCGCGCCTATGACGAGCGCTGCGCCATCAGCGGGCTCAAGCTGATCAATGGCGGCGGGCGTGCCGAGGTGGCCGCGGCGCATATCCGCCCGGTGGAAGCGAATGGCCCCGACATCGTCAGCAACGGACTGGCACTGTCGGGCACGGCCCACTGGATGTTCGATCGCGGGCTGATCAGCCTCTCGGATGATCTGGACATCCTCATTTCCCGGCAAACCAACGATCCCGACGGCGTGCGCGCCTTCATCAACAAAGACGGCCGCGCCATTGCGCCCCGCAGGCTGATCGAGCGGCCCCATCCCCACTTCCTGCGCTGGCACAGGGAGCATTGTTTCAAGCCGTGA
- a CDS encoding Fic family protein: MVWNWTQHGWPHFAYDPVALEPLERQFLLLTGEVIGAVRHVSDGERDLLRIELLSDEAVKTSAIEGEMLDRLSVQSSLRRQLGLDTDNRNVKPKERGIAEMMVDLYRSWADPLDADMLFRWHRMLLADSRHLETIGGYRRHEEAMQIVSGRQDRPTVHFEAPPSSRVPEEMVAYLAWFNGSAPDGETPLPALTRAGIGHLYFESIHPFEDGNGRIGRTMAEKSLAQNIGQPTLIALAHTIEQHRKAYYDQLEVHQRTLDVTGWLVYFAETIIAAQQTTLGRVAFHIAKAHFYDRFRDMMNERQEKVIARLFREGPGGFTGGMSAENYIAITGTSRPTATRDLHDLVEKGALTRTGARRYTRYHLNLPGTA, encoded by the coding sequence ATGGTGTGGAACTGGACGCAGCACGGCTGGCCGCATTTTGCCTATGATCCGGTCGCCCTCGAACCGCTGGAGCGGCAGTTCCTGCTGCTCACCGGCGAGGTGATCGGCGCGGTTCGGCATGTGAGCGACGGCGAGCGCGACCTGCTGCGGATCGAACTCCTCAGCGACGAGGCGGTCAAGACCAGCGCGATCGAGGGGGAGATGCTGGATCGCCTCAGCGTGCAATCCTCCCTGCGCCGTCAGCTCGGCCTCGACACCGACAATCGCAACGTGAAGCCGAAAGAGCGTGGCATCGCGGAGATGATGGTCGATCTCTATCGGAGCTGGGCCGATCCCCTCGACGCCGACATGCTATTCCGCTGGCACCGCATGCTGTTGGCGGACAGCCGGCATCTGGAGACGATCGGCGGCTACCGTCGCCATGAAGAGGCAATGCAGATCGTGTCCGGCCGCCAGGATCGGCCCACCGTGCATTTCGAGGCGCCGCCATCCTCTCGAGTTCCAGAAGAGATGGTCGCCTATCTCGCCTGGTTCAATGGCTCGGCTCCCGACGGTGAAACGCCCTTGCCGGCGCTCACCCGGGCCGGGATCGGACATCTTTATTTCGAGAGCATCCATCCCTTCGAGGATGGCAACGGCCGTATCGGCCGAACCATGGCGGAAAAGTCCCTCGCCCAGAACATTGGCCAGCCGACGCTGATCGCGCTTGCCCATACCATCGAGCAGCACCGCAAGGCCTATTACGACCAGCTCGAGGTCCATCAGCGGACGCTCGATGTCACGGGCTGGCTGGTCTATTTCGCCGAAACGATCATCGCGGCCCAGCAGACGACGCTCGGCCGCGTCGCCTTCCACATCGCCAAGGCGCATTTTTACGATCGCTTCCGCGACATGATGAACGAACGGCAGGAGAAGGTGATCGCCCGCCTGTTCCGTGAGGGCCCCGGCGGCTTCACGGGGGGCATGAGCGCGGAGAACTACATCGCGATCACCGGCACCTCACGCCCCACCGCCACGCGCGACCTGCACGATCTGGTCGAGAAAGGTGCGCTGACGCGAACCGGCGCGCGCCGATACACGCGCTACCATCTGAATCTGCCTGGAACAGCTTGA
- the chrA gene encoding chromate efflux transporter, producing the protein MVNLDGAREAPALGTAVPDQGPIQTAPKAHGISFGEACRVWARVAALSFGGPAGQIAMMHRILVEEKRWIGEERFLHALNYCTLLPGPEGQQLATYIGWLLHRTKGGLVAGTLFVLPGMIAIMALSWIYVLFGNVPAVQALFFGLKAAVLAIVLEAVSRIGRRALRNNVMVALAASAFIALFVFQVPFPLVVLAAGVIGYVGGRAELAAFQPRKGHAKFGATQVADADTALGEEVPDHARPPASWSFKIGAIFLALWLVPVAALVLLLGPGNAFGDIAVFFSKMAVVTFGGAYAVLTYVAQQAVDSYGWLKPGEMLDGLGMAETTPGPLIMVVQFVGFLGAYRDPGSLSPLLAGTLGGLLTTWVTFVPCFLWIFIGAPYVETLRSNKALSTALAAITAAVVGVILNLAVWFAMHVLFGESTTLNALGLGLEVPVLSSIRPASLILTLAAVVAVFRFHLGMLTVLAGCSVLGLLYGLSGGLI; encoded by the coding sequence ATGGTCAATCTGGACGGCGCCCGGGAGGCGCCGGCCCTGGGCACGGCTGTGCCCGATCAGGGGCCCATTCAAACGGCGCCCAAGGCACACGGCATCTCGTTTGGCGAAGCCTGCCGCGTCTGGGCCCGCGTCGCCGCCTTGAGCTTCGGCGGACCGGCGGGGCAGATCGCGATGATGCATCGCATCCTCGTGGAGGAGAAGCGCTGGATCGGCGAGGAGCGCTTCCTGCACGCCCTCAACTACTGCACGCTCTTGCCCGGCCCGGAGGGGCAGCAACTCGCCACCTATATCGGCTGGCTGCTCCACCGCACCAAGGGCGGCCTCGTCGCCGGCACCCTGTTCGTGCTGCCCGGCATGATTGCCATCATGGCGCTCAGCTGGATCTACGTGCTGTTCGGCAATGTGCCCGCCGTGCAGGCGCTGTTCTTCGGCCTCAAGGCGGCGGTGCTCGCCATCGTGCTGGAGGCCGTGTCCCGGATCGGCAGGCGGGCACTGAGGAACAACGTGATGGTGGCTCTTGCCGCCAGCGCCTTCATCGCCCTGTTCGTGTTCCAGGTGCCGTTCCCGCTGGTCGTCCTCGCCGCCGGCGTGATTGGCTATGTCGGCGGGCGGGCCGAACTGGCGGCATTCCAGCCGCGCAAGGGGCACGCGAAGTTCGGCGCGACGCAGGTGGCCGATGCCGACACAGCCCTCGGCGAAGAGGTCCCCGACCATGCCCGGCCGCCGGCCAGCTGGTCCTTCAAGATCGGCGCCATCTTCCTCGCGCTCTGGCTGGTGCCGGTGGCGGCCCTGGTGCTCCTGCTCGGCCCCGGCAATGCCTTCGGCGACATTGCGGTGTTCTTCTCCAAGATGGCGGTGGTCACTTTCGGCGGCGCCTATGCGGTGCTCACCTATGTGGCCCAGCAAGCGGTGGACTCCTATGGCTGGCTCAAGCCCGGCGAGATGCTGGACGGCCTCGGCATGGCTGAGACCACGCCCGGCCCGCTGATCATGGTGGTGCAGTTCGTCGGCTTCCTGGGCGCCTACCGTGATCCCGGCAGCCTTTCGCCGCTTCTGGCCGGCACCCTCGGCGGGCTGCTCACCACCTGGGTGACGTTCGTGCCCTGCTTCCTGTGGATCTTCATCGGCGCGCCCTATGTGGAGACCCTGCGCAGCAACAAGGCGCTGTCCACGGCACTGGCCGCGATCACGGCCGCGGTGGTGGGGGTGATCCTCAACCTCGCAGTGTGGTTCGCCATGCACGTGCTGTTCGGCGAGAGCACGACGCTAAATGCGCTGGGGCTGGGGCTGGAGGTGCCGGTGTTGTCCTCGATCCGCCCAGCGTCCCTGATCCTCACTCTTGCCGCCGTCGTCGCCGTCTTCCGCTTTCACCTCGGCATGCTGACGGTCCTGGCAGGCTGCTCAGTGCTCGGGCTGCTCTACGGCCTCTCGGGTGGGCTCATATAG
- a CDS encoding chromate resistance protein ChrB domain-containing protein: protein MSDDDATEQRWLLLIHQLPTKPAYFRVKIWRRLQGIGAVAVKSSVYALPASAETQEDFQWLVKEIAAGGGEAMVCEARLVDGLTDAQVRALFDAARDTDYAAIAEDARAITAALDAEASGEKRADARSQIGRLRRRLSDIVSLDFFEATGRVVAEGLILELEARTAEDTPMPSPSAALPADLNPLAALKGHVWVTRRDVHVDRIACGWLIRRFIDPDAEIRFVPGKGYVPKPGELRFDMFEGEVTHEGDRCSFEVLLGRAGLTDPALQAVGEIVHDIDLKDGKFGRDEAGGISSLIAGIAMSEPDDAQRLVKGAGVFDTLYQYFRARRP from the coding sequence ATGAGCGACGATGACGCCACCGAACAGCGCTGGCTGCTGCTGATCCACCAGCTTCCCACAAAGCCGGCTTACTTCCGCGTCAAGATCTGGCGGCGGCTGCAGGGCATCGGTGCCGTGGCGGTGAAGAGCTCGGTCTACGCCTTGCCGGCCTCGGCCGAGACGCAGGAAGATTTCCAGTGGCTCGTGAAGGAAATCGCGGCCGGCGGTGGTGAGGCCATGGTCTGCGAGGCCAGGCTCGTGGACGGCCTGACGGATGCCCAGGTGAGGGCTCTGTTCGACGCCGCGCGCGATACCGATTACGCCGCGATTGCAGAGGACGCCCGCGCCATCACGGCTGCGCTGGATGCCGAAGCGAGCGGCGAGAAGCGGGCGGATGCGCGGTCCCAGATCGGCCGCCTGCGCCGGCGGCTCTCCGACATTGTCTCCCTTGATTTCTTCGAGGCCACCGGGCGCGTCGTCGCCGAAGGGCTCATCCTCGAGCTTGAGGCCCGAACCGCGGAGGACACACCCATGCCATCCCCGTCTGCCGCCCTGCCGGCCGATCTCAACCCTCTCGCCGCGCTCAAGGGGCATGTCTGGGTGACGCGGCGCGACGTGCATGTGGACCGCATCGCCTGCGGCTGGCTGATCCGGCGCTTCATCGATCCCGATGCCGAGATCCGCTTCGTCCCCGGCAAGGGCTATGTACCGAAGCCCGGGGAGCTGCGCTTCGACATGTTCGAGGGCGAGGTCACCCACGAGGGCGATCGCTGCAGCTTCGAGGTGCTGCTCGGCCGCGCCGGCCTCACCGATCCCGCCCTTCAGGCGGTGGGCGAGATCGTCCACGATATCGACCTCAAGGACGGCAAGTTCGGCCGCGATGAGGCCGGTGGCATCTCAAGCCTCATCGCCGGCATCGCCATGAGTGAGCCGGACGACGCCCAGCGCCTCGTGAAGGGCGCCGGAGTGTTCGACACGCTCTACCAGTATTTCCGCGCCAGGCGTCCATAG
- a CDS encoding chromate resistance protein ChrB domain-containing protein, with product MKWITRARPVIDRIACPWLIARFIDAAPEFLFAPPEDVIRKAEETGATPFDVPGVAFGHAGDKCSFDAFVAHYGLQRDPAIVALADIVRGADTSRPDLTPQSAGLLAISKGLREVTPDDHDLLKRGFVIYDALYAWAGGTRATYPTAA from the coding sequence ATGAAATGGATCACCCGCGCCCGCCCGGTCATCGACCGCATCGCCTGCCCCTGGCTGATCGCGCGCTTCATCGACGCGGCGCCGGAATTCCTGTTCGCGCCCCCTGAGGATGTGATCCGCAAGGCCGAGGAGACCGGTGCGACGCCGTTCGACGTGCCTGGCGTGGCGTTCGGTCATGCGGGCGACAAGTGCAGCTTCGACGCCTTTGTGGCGCACTACGGCCTTCAGAGAGATCCGGCCATCGTTGCCCTCGCCGACATCGTGCGCGGGGCCGACACCAGCCGGCCGGACCTCACGCCCCAGTCGGCCGGCCTGCTCGCCATCTCGAAGGGGCTGCGCGAGGTGACGCCCGACGACCACGATCTGCTGAAGCGCGGCTTCGTCATCTACGACGCTCTCTATGCTTGGGCCGGCGGAACTCGCGCGACGTATCCAACTGCCGCCTGA
- a CDS encoding MFS transporter: MPQVLNRPAAEGQGLFSPVSSLYAARALRDFGDGFVAVLLPVYLSAIGLDVFQIGVVATTALLGSALMTLAIGFFGHRIDRRTVLIAASGLMVATGLAFTQSASYGAVLLVAFCGTINPSSGSVSIFVPLEHAALSHLVADKARTSAFARYSLMGALAAAVGALAAMGPDLLADFGVSRLAALEGMFALYAVLGIAGSVFYSRIPRSAASAEARSASALGPSRGIVYRMAALFSIDAFAGGFAVQSLMALWLFSRFGLSLSAAGLFFFWSGVLSAFSFPVAAWLSRRIGLVNTMVFTHIPSSLCLILAAVVPSLEAALGLLLLRSALSQMDVPTRSSFVMAVVTPPERAAAASITSVPRSLAAALSPMLAGALFAAGYEAWPFILCGALKILYDIALLQAFRHIKPPEEQ; the protein is encoded by the coding sequence GTGCCCCAGGTTCTGAATCGTCCGGCGGCTGAAGGGCAGGGCCTCTTCTCCCCCGTCTCCTCGCTCTATGCGGCGCGGGCGCTGCGGGATTTCGGCGATGGCTTCGTCGCAGTGCTGCTGCCGGTCTACCTCTCGGCGATCGGCCTCGATGTGTTCCAGATCGGCGTGGTGGCGACCACCGCGCTCCTCGGCTCGGCGCTGATGACCCTCGCCATCGGCTTTTTCGGTCACCGCATCGACCGGCGCACGGTGCTGATCGCCGCCTCCGGACTGATGGTGGCGACCGGCCTCGCCTTCACCCAGTCGGCGAGCTATGGGGCGGTGCTGCTCGTGGCCTTCTGTGGCACCATCAACCCGTCCTCCGGCAGCGTCAGCATCTTCGTGCCGCTGGAGCACGCGGCGCTCTCCCATCTGGTGGCTGACAAGGCGCGGACCTCGGCCTTCGCCCGCTACAGCCTCATGGGCGCGCTGGCGGCGGCGGTGGGTGCGCTCGCCGCCATGGGCCCGGACCTGCTGGCCGACTTCGGCGTGTCGCGCCTCGCCGCCCTGGAAGGGATGTTCGCGCTCTACGCGGTGCTCGGTATCGCGGGCAGCGTCTTCTACAGCCGCATTCCCCGCAGCGCGGCGTCCGCGGAGGCGCGATCCGCCTCCGCGCTGGGCCCCTCCCGTGGCATCGTCTACCGGATGGCCGCCCTGTTCTCCATCGATGCGTTCGCGGGCGGCTTTGCCGTGCAGTCCCTGATGGCGCTGTGGCTGTTCTCGCGCTTCGGCCTGTCCTTGTCGGCCGCCGGCCTGTTCTTCTTCTGGTCGGGTGTCCTTTCCGCCTTTTCCTTCCCGGTGGCGGCCTGGCTGTCGCGGCGCATCGGTCTGGTGAACACCATGGTGTTCACGCACATTCCCTCCAGCCTCTGCCTGATCCTCGCCGCCGTGGTGCCGAGCCTGGAGGCGGCGCTCGGCCTGCTCCTGCTGCGCTCCGCCCTCTCGCAGATGGACGTGCCGACCCGCTCCTCCTTCGTGATGGCGGTGGTGACGCCGCCCGAGCGCGCGGCCGCGGCGAGCATCACCTCGGTGCCGCGCAGCCTCGCCGCGGCCTTGAGCCCCATGCTGGCCGGCGCCCTGTTCGCCGCGGGCTACGAGGCATGGCCATTCATCCTCTGCGGAGCGCTGAAGATCCTCTACGACATCGCGCTGCTCCAGGCCTTCCGGCACATCAAGCCACCGGAAGAGCAATAA
- a CDS encoding YqaA family protein: MNDLPIYLGLFLTALAAATILPMQSEAVLVGLLLAGYPPLPLLAAASMGNVLGSVINWLLGRGIERFKGRHWFPVSEAGLARAQHWYGRYGKWSLLLSWVPIIGDPLTVVAGALREPLPTFLLLVFVAKIGRYLVLTAVTLQLA, from the coding sequence GTGAACGATCTTCCCATCTATCTCGGCCTGTTTCTGACGGCGCTGGCGGCGGCCACCATCCTGCCGATGCAGTCGGAAGCGGTGCTCGTGGGGCTCCTCCTTGCCGGCTACCCGCCGCTCCCGCTGCTCGCTGCCGCAAGCATGGGCAACGTGCTCGGATCCGTGATCAACTGGCTGCTGGGCCGAGGCATCGAGCGGTTCAAGGGCCGTCATTGGTTCCCGGTGAGCGAGGCGGGACTGGCACGGGCCCAGCACTGGTATGGCCGCTATGGCAAGTGGTCGCTGCTTCTCAGCTGGGTGCCCATCATCGGGGACCCCCTCACCGTGGTCGCCGGCGCACTGCGCGAGCCGCTGCCGACGTTCCTCCTCCTTGTCTTCGTCGCCAAGATCGGACGCTATCTCGTCCTGACCGCCGTCACCCTTCAACTTGCATGA
- a CDS encoding MFS transporter, with protein MLRVLANRTYRHLFLAQVIALIGTGLATVALGLLAYDLAGADAGAVLGTALAIKMIAYVGVAPVAAAFAERLPRRTMLVGLDLVRAAVAVLLPFVTEVWQVYVLIFALQSASAAFTPTFQATIPDVLPVEKDYTQALSLSRLAYDLESVASPMLAAALLTVIGFHSLFAGTVVGFLASAALVVSVLLPSPIPTERRGIYDRTTRGLRIYLATPRLRGLLALNLAVAAASAMVIVNTVVLVQAQFGLGQSSTALALAAFGGGSMIAALLLPRLLDTIPDRNAMLAGASVLAVGLFIGAWVPSYGLLLPLWFALGLGYSLAQTPSGRLLRRSSHPEDRPALFAAQFALSHACWLFTYPLAGWIGAKVSLPFTFAALGLVATAAVLAAMRLWPAEDPDVLTHTHGALDRTHPHLADAVAAEGGLRHAHAFVIDGNHPEWPRPA; from the coding sequence ATGCTGCGCGTCCTCGCCAACCGCACCTACCGCCACCTCTTCCTGGCCCAGGTCATCGCCCTCATCGGCACGGGCCTTGCCACGGTGGCGCTCGGACTCCTCGCCTACGACCTTGCGGGGGCCGATGCCGGTGCGGTGCTCGGCACGGCGCTCGCCATCAAGATGATTGCCTATGTGGGGGTAGCGCCGGTGGCGGCGGCCTTCGCCGAGCGCCTGCCGCGGCGGACAATGCTCGTCGGCCTCGATCTCGTGCGCGCCGCCGTGGCGGTGCTGCTGCCCTTCGTGACCGAGGTCTGGCAGGTCTATGTGCTGATCTTCGCGCTGCAGTCGGCATCGGCCGCCTTCACGCCGACCTTCCAGGCGACCATCCCCGACGTGCTGCCGGTCGAGAAGGACTACACCCAGGCCCTCTCCCTCTCGCGGCTCGCCTATGACCTCGAAAGCGTCGCCAGCCCGATGCTGGCGGCGGCGCTCCTCACGGTCATCGGCTTCCACAGCCTGTTCGCCGGAACGGTGGTAGGCTTCCTGGCCTCGGCCGCCCTCGTCGTCTCGGTCCTGCTGCCAAGCCCCATCCCGACCGAGCGCCGCGGAATCTACGACCGCACGACGCGGGGCCTGCGCATCTACCTCGCCACGCCGCGCTTGCGCGGGCTGCTCGCGCTCAACCTTGCCGTCGCTGCGGCGAGCGCCATGGTCATCGTCAACACCGTGGTGCTGGTGCAGGCCCAGTTCGGGCTGGGCCAGAGTTCGACGGCGTTGGCGCTTGCCGCCTTTGGCGGGGGCTCCATGATCGCCGCGCTCCTGCTGCCGCGCCTCCTCGACACCATTCCCGACCGGAACGCGATGCTCGCCGGCGCCTCGGTCTTGGCGGTTGGGCTATTCATCGGCGCCTGGGTTCCGAGCTACGGGCTCCTGCTGCCGCTGTGGTTCGCCCTGGGCCTCGGGTATTCGCTGGCCCAGACGCCATCGGGCCGGCTGCTGCGCCGCTCCTCCCACCCGGAGGATCGCCCGGCGCTGTTCGCCGCGCAATTCGCTCTGTCCCATGCGTGCTGGCTCTTCACCTATCCCCTCGCCGGCTGGATCGGCGCCAAGGTGAGCCTGCCGTTCACCTTCGCGGCGCTCGGGCTCGTGGCGACCGCCGCCGTCCTGGCGGCCATGCGGCTGTGGCCTGCCGAAGACCCGGACGTGCTCACCCATACCCACGGCGCGCTGGACCGCACCCATCCCCATCTGGCCGATGCCGTGGCGGCCGAAGGTGGTCTGCGCCATGCCCACGCCTTCGTCATCGACGGCAACCATCCCGAATGGCCGCGGCCGGCATGA
- a CDS encoding metal-sensing transcriptional repressor — protein sequence MTEQTHLHETHPEIVKRLKRADGHLKGIIEMIEQGRPCLDIAQQLQAVEKAIAQAKKTLIQDHLDHCLEDVVGPLAREQRRSIDAFKEITKYL from the coding sequence ATGACCGAGCAGACCCATCTCCATGAGACACACCCCGAGATCGTCAAGCGGCTGAAGCGGGCCGATGGCCATCTCAAGGGCATCATCGAGATGATCGAGCAAGGTCGCCCCTGCCTCGACATCGCCCAGCAACTTCAGGCGGTCGAGAAGGCCATCGCCCAGGCCAAGAAGACGCTGATCCAGGACCATCTCGACCATTGCCTTGAGGACGTCGTCGGTCCGCTCGCCCGGGAGCAGCGGCGCTCGATCGACGCGTTCAAGGAAATCACCAAATACCTGTGA
- a CDS encoding HupE/UreJ family protein — MHGPVHQGPPRACARRCLALSLFAAVLALPLLAGAALAHAVAEGDKGYIQEITGTNILPFIYLGAKHMVTGYDHILFLLGVIFFLYKMKHIGIYVSLFALGHSTTMLLGVYFNVGINSYIIDAIIGLSVVYKALDNMGAYQRWFGFQPNTKLATLIFGFFHGFGLSTKIIDYDISPDGLLPNLLAFNVGVEIGQLLALAAILIVMGFWRRTPSFFRHAYTANVVMMTAGFVLIGYQLTGWFVS, encoded by the coding sequence ATGCACGGACCTGTCCATCAGGGCCCGCCGCGCGCATGCGCGCGCCGGTGCCTCGCCCTCTCCCTGTTCGCCGCCGTCCTGGCCTTGCCGCTTCTCGCCGGCGCAGCCCTTGCTCACGCCGTCGCCGAAGGCGACAAGGGCTATATCCAGGAAATCACGGGCACCAACATTCTGCCCTTCATCTACCTCGGCGCCAAGCACATGGTGACGGGCTACGACCACATCCTGTTCCTGCTCGGCGTGATCTTCTTCCTCTACAAGATGAAGCACATCGGCATCTATGTGAGCCTGTTCGCGCTCGGCCACTCCACGACCATGCTGCTCGGCGTCTATTTCAACGTCGGCATCAACAGCTACATCATCGACGCCATCATCGGCTTGTCGGTGGTCTACAAGGCGCTCGACAACATGGGCGCCTACCAGCGTTGGTTCGGCTTCCAGCCCAACACCAAGCTTGCGACGCTGATCTTCGGCTTCTTCCACGGCTTCGGCCTGTCCACCAAGATCATCGACTACGACATCTCGCCCGACGGACTCCTGCCGAACCTCCTCGCCTTCAACGTGGGGGTCGAGATCGGCCAACTCCTGGCGCTCGCCGCCATCCTCATCGTCATGGGCTTCTGGCGCAGGACACCGAGCTTCTTCCGCCACGCCTATACCGCCAACGTCGTCATGATGACGGCCGGGTTCGTGCTGATCGGCTATCAGCTCACCGGCTGGTTCGTTTCCTGA
- a CDS encoding transmembrane anchor protein, producing MYNTDIPTRAELPTSAQLLRSTFIAIVAAAAILVSIVLPAEYAIDPTGIGRMLGLAEMGEIKAQLAAEAEKDRTAGQQGAVPVAVPTPDRRSGLLDRLFAELLISPAAAQTTPAHRNDKMSITLKPGEGAEVKMVMVQGAKVNFSWAVTGGVVNFDLHGDGGGQETSYQKGRGVPGADGVLEAAFDGNHGWFWRNRGTSDVTVTLRTSGSYAEIKRAL from the coding sequence ATGTACAATACCGACATCCCGACCCGCGCCGAGCTGCCGACCTCCGCCCAGCTTCTGCGCTCCACGTTCATCGCCATCGTCGCCGCGGCGGCGATCCTCGTCTCCATCGTGCTGCCGGCGGAATATGCCATCGATCCGACCGGCATCGGCCGCATGCTGGGGCTCGCCGAGATGGGTGAGATCAAGGCCCAACTCGCAGCAGAGGCGGAGAAGGACCGGACGGCAGGCCAGCAGGGTGCTGTTCCCGTTGCTGTCCCGACGCCTGACCGGCGATCCGGCCTCCTCGACCGGCTCTTCGCCGAACTTCTGATTAGTCCCGCGGCTGCCCAGACAACACCGGCGCACCGCAACGACAAGATGTCCATCACCCTGAAGCCCGGCGAAGGGGCCGAGGTGAAGATGGTGATGGTCCAGGGCGCGAAGGTGAACTTTTCCTGGGCCGTCACCGGCGGCGTCGTGAACTTCGACCTCCATGGCGACGGTGGTGGGCAGGAGACGAGCTACCAGAAGGGCCGCGGCGTGCCGGGGGCGGACGGCGTGCTGGAAGCCGCCTTCGATGGCAACCACGGCTGGTTCTGGCGCAACCGCGGCACTTCGGACGTAACCGTGACGCTGCGCACCAGCGGAAGCTACGCTGAGATCAAGCGGGCGCTCTGA
- a CDS encoding AAA family ATPase, protein MYVDKSLITALIDAAMSADYTGVRRIGTNIAKLMAEQKDLEGAKALQTLLRKRGVPLQASGYAEALPRDAGSRLPLVEEGQWPTTPVMLSGEAGQTVSQLVEDAKNIHLLTEKGVSSQLSMLLYGPPGTGKTLLASSIAAMLQRPFYVARLDSLISSRLGETAKNIRGIFEFVPARNAVLFLDEMDAIAKLRDDRHELGELKRVVNTVLQGLDSLPNDVVTIGATNHPHLLDPAIWRRFPYKVELGLPSEDVRGSLWLHFLYQDDETKLNDAHLLARASDGLSGADIENIALAVRRRAVLGHQEPSLAQILMAVQSSRAGSPQLLKNRELDTAEKKSLSLFLHDQGRVRPGDIAEIVGVSRQMVYRYLKEAGHG, encoded by the coding sequence ATGTATGTTGACAAATCACTCATCACAGCCCTCATCGACGCCGCGATGTCCGCGGACTACACCGGCGTGCGCCGCATTGGCACCAATATTGCCAAGCTGATGGCCGAGCAGAAGGATCTTGAGGGGGCCAAGGCCCTGCAGACCCTTCTCCGCAAACGCGGCGTGCCGCTTCAGGCCTCAGGGTATGCCGAGGCCCTCCCGCGTGACGCCGGGTCCCGCTTGCCGCTCGTTGAGGAAGGCCAGTGGCCAACCACCCCGGTGATGTTGTCTGGCGAAGCCGGACAGACGGTCTCGCAATTGGTCGAAGATGCGAAAAACATTCACTTGCTGACCGAAAAGGGGGTGTCCTCGCAGCTCAGTATGCTGCTGTACGGACCTCCTGGCACCGGCAAGACACTTCTCGCAAGCTCGATAGCAGCCATGCTGCAGCGGCCGTTTTATGTGGCGCGGCTGGACTCCTTAATTTCGTCGCGCTTGGGCGAAACGGCGAAGAACATCCGCGGCATATTCGAGTTCGTCCCAGCCCGGAATGCGGTGCTGTTCCTGGACGAAATGGATGCCATTGCCAAGCTGCGTGACGACCGGCATGAGCTCGGTGAGCTCAAGCGCGTCGTGAACACGGTCCTGCAGGGACTGGACTCGCTCCCCAACGACGTCGTTACGATCGGAGCCACTAACCATCCGCACCTGCTGGATCCGGCTATTTGGCGCCGCTTCCCATACAAGGTCGAACTTGGACTGCCGAGCGAGGATGTGCGGGGCAGCCTGTGGCTGCATTTCCTTTATCAGGATGACGAGACCAAGCTGAATGATGCACATCTTCTGGCAAGGGCATCGGATGGGTTAAGCGGCGCCGACATCGAGAACATCGCGCTCGCGGTTCGCCGGCGCGCCGTTCTCGGCCATCAGGAGCCAAGCCTCGCGCAGATCTTGATGGCAGTGCAGTCCTCACGCGCGGGCAGCCCGCAGTTGCTCAAAAACCGCGAGCTCGACACGGCCGAGAAGAAGAGCCTGAGCCTCTTTCTGCATGACCAAGGCCGTGTTCGCCCAGGCGACATTGCCGAGATCGTCGGCGTGAGCCGGCAGATGGTCTATCGCTACCTGAAGGAGGCGGGACATGGCTGA